One genomic region from Cucumis melo cultivar AY chromosome 9, USDA_Cmelo_AY_1.0, whole genome shotgun sequence encodes:
- the LOC103498032 gene encoding uncharacterized protein LOC103498032: MAVSSFPVLSSLSASANISDVSSFSLSSPLINICSKSSSHPSSSIIVCSYKSGNHTVAERKKKLLEQYGLDPNEFLSEPSTNRRREIRKTGKGKQISLEDPKPQRQTHKLLQVLGGSARRMKLLSPKGLDVRPMMEVVKGAAFDILQAAGGCPASLRPGRWLDLYSGTGSVGIEAMSRGCSEVHFVEMDPWVVSDVLRPNLESTGFDDVSVIHTIRVENFIERADQLIGTETPFDYISVTPPYTQVDYGVLMGQLSKSALVGEDTFIVVEYPLKTDMLDSCGCLTKITDRRFGRTHLAIYGPKWAEKKKKGKN, encoded by the exons ATGGCGGTTTCTTCGTTCCCGGTTCTTTCATCATTGAGCGCCAGCGCTAACATCTCGGATGTTAGCTCGTTTTCGCTGAGTAGTCCACTCATCAATATCTGTTCTAAATCGAGCTCTCATCCTTCGTCTTCTATCATCGTTTGTTCTTACA AATCTGGCAACCATACGGTGGCGGAGCGGAAGAAAAAGTTGTTGGAGCAATATGGACTTGATCCTAACGAGTTTTTGTCTGAACCTTCCACTAAT CGAAGAAGAGAAATACGAAAAACGGGAAAAGGCAAGCAAATTTCACTCGAGGATCCTAAACCTCAACGGCAGACTCATAAGTTACTTCAG GTGCTTGGAGGAAGTGCTCGGAGAATGAAGCTACTCTCACCAAAGGGGTTGGATGTACGACCAATGATGGAAGTTGTGAAAGGTGCAGCTTTTGATATTTTGCAG GCTGCTGGCGGATGTCCAGCATCTTTAAGGCCTGGTCGTTGGTTAGACTTGTATAGTGGTACCGGATCAGTTGGTATTGAAGCTATGAGCCGTGGATGCTCCGAG GTGCATTTTGTTGAGATGGATCCATGGGTTGTTTCTGATGTTCTAAGGCCAAATCTGGAATCTACTGGGTTTGATGATGTCTCGGTCATTCACACGATCCGGGTTGAGAATTTTATAGAACGAGCTGACCAACTTATTG GTACTGAAACACCATTTGATTACATTAGTGTTACCCCACCGTACACACAAGTTGATTATGGGGTACTCATGGGGCAACTATCAAAGTCAGCCTTAGTTGGAGAAGATACCTTCATT GTGGTTGAATATCCATTGAAGACTGACATGCTGGATTCTTGTGGATGCCTTACTAAG ATTACTGACCGGAGGTTTGGTCGGACGCACTTGGCAATTTATGGTCCCAAGTGGGctgagaagaaaaagaagggaaagaattaa